A single genomic interval of Cucumis sativus cultivar 9930 chromosome 5, Cucumber_9930_V3, whole genome shotgun sequence harbors:
- the LOC101220516 gene encoding deaminated glutathione amidase, chloroplastic/cytosolic encodes MSVSPWLSPKQNLIRFTTPTASPRYNLPLIRSNFANALAGGSADMAVNSVRVAVAQMTSVNNLSSNFATCSRLVKEAVSAGAKLICFPEDFSFMPASEGESQKIAEPLDGPIMNQYCSLARESRIWLSLGGFQEKGPDDQHFYNTHVIVDDTGTITSSYRKIHLFDVDVPGGRVYKESSYTKAGEHIVAVDSPIGRLGPTVCYDLRFPELYLQLRFQHNAQVLLVPSAFTKETGEAHWEILLRSRAIENQCYVIAAAQAGKANEKRESYGDSLIIDPWGKIVGRLSDRLATGIAVADIDFDLIEAVRTRLPIAQQRKPFDFWKPAST; translated from the exons ATGTCCGTTTCTCCGTGGCTATCTCCCAAACAAAACCTGATTCGATTCACTACACCAACTGCCTCACCTCGATATAACCTTCCATTGATCCGTTCGAATTTCGCAAACGCTCTCGCCGGAGGATCGGCGGACATGGCAGTTAACTCCGTTCGAGTCGCCGTCGCTCAAATGACCTCCGTTAACAATCTTTCTTCCAACTTCGCTACCTGTTCTCGACTCGTCAAA GAAGCAGTTTCAGCTGGAGCAAAACTGATATGCTTCCCagaagatttttcttttatgccTGCCAGTGAAGGGGAAAGTCAAAAGATTGCAGAGCCTTTGGACGGACCAATTATGAACCAATACTGCTCTTTGGCAAG AGAATCCAGGATATGGCTATCGCTTGGAGGCTTTCAAGAGAAGGGACCAGATGATCAACATTTCTACAACACACATGTCATAGTTGATGACACTGGAACCATCACGAGCAGTTATAGGAAAATACACTT GTTTGATGTTGACGTTCCTGGTGGAAGAGTATATAAAGAAAGCAGCTATACAAAGGCAG gaGAACACATTGTAGCAGTTGACAGCCCTATTGGACGACTTGGTCCGACTGTATGCTATGATTTGAGATTTCCAGAGCTCTACCTACAGTTGAGATTTCAACACAACGCACAG GTTTTATTGGTTCCTTCAGCTTTTACAAAAGAAACTGGGGAGGCACATTGGGAAATTCTTCTTCGTTCTCGTGCAATTGAGAATCAATGCTAT GTCATAGCTGCCGCTCAAGCTGGAAAAGCTaatgagaaaagagagagttaTGGTGACTCCTTAATCATTGATCCATGGGGAAAAATAGTTGGTCGCTTATCTG ATCGATTGGCAACTGGAATTGCTGTAGCAGacattgattttgatttgatcGAGGCAGTGAGAACAAGGCTTCCAATTGCCCAG CAACGGAAGCCCTTTGATTTTTGGAAACCAGCGTCAACCTGA